The DNA segment ACCGCAGGTGTTTTGATGCTGTACTGGAACGTGAATATTTAAGGCTTCGCCGCTCGAAATCCAAGCTTTCCATCATTATGTTCGATATTGATCATTTCAAGGCCTATAATGATCAGTACGGTCATGTAATGGGAGATGTCTGTCTGCGGCGGATTGGCGGTGTGTTGAAGAACTGCATCAGGGAATCAGTTGATCTGGCAGCTCGCTATGGTGGCGAGGAGTTTGCCTGCATCCTGCCTGATACGGATCTAGGCGAGGCGGTAAAGGTTGCTGAACGGATTCAGGAAGAGATTAGAGAGCTTAAAATTGAGCACAAAACATCACCGGTTTCCCAGTATATTACTGCGAGTTTCGGCGTAACTGCGGTTGAGTATTCGCCTAAGTTATCTCTCGAGGAGATCGTCGATACCGCTGATAAGCTGATGTATAAAGCTAAAGCTTCCGGTCGCAACCGGATTGAGTTTGCTGCGAGAAGCGAAGCATCTGCAGCTGAGGGTTGACCGGTCAACCTATTTATGGAAGGAGATAGGCGGGATGTGGGTTTTCTTTGCTTTTGGCTCGGCTGTATTTGCGGGTTTGACTGCTATTTTAACCAAGATTGGCATTAAAAACACAGATTCCAATGTGGCTACAGCTATCAGAACAGCAGTGGTGCTGGTGTTTTCCTGGCTGATGGTGTTTATTGTAGGTTCGCAGCGAACGCTCGCGGATGTGAACGGCAGGACCTTACTTTTTCTCATCTTATCAGGATTGGCGACCGGAGGTTCCTGGCTCTGCTATTTTAAGGCTCTACAGATCGGGGATGTGAACAAGGTAACTCCAATCGATAAATCCAGTACGGTTTTAACGATGATCTTAGCTTTTATCCTGCTGAAAGAGGAGGTTACCCTGCTCAAAGCTATCGCTGTGATATTAATCGGCAGCGGTACCTTCTTGATGGTCTATAAGAAAAGAACCAGAGATAATCTAAAAACAGAAAGCAATCTCTGGATGCTGTATGCTTTTGGCGCGGCTGTTTTTGCCAGTTTGACCGCTATTCTCGGTAAAGTGGGAATCGAGGGGATCGAATCAAACTTGGGAACTGCAATACGCACAGTCGTAGTATTGATTCTTGCTTGGGCAATTGTGTTTGCAACTGATAAGCATAAGACAATTAAAGAAATAGACCGCAGAAGTTGGATGTTTCTTATACTGTCGGGTTTTGCCACCGGCGGCTCCTGGCTCTGCTACTATCGAGCACTCCAGACTGGTCCTGCCAGTGCTGTTGTACCGATTGATAAATTGAGTATCGTTTTTACGATTGCCTTCTCTTATTTTTTCCTCAAAGAAAAGCTTTCTCCAAATGCCGCTGTCGGCTTAGTCCTGATTGTGGCTGGTACCCTTTCACTTCTGCTGTAAAGCCTCAACATTGATGCCCTGGCTGAGCCGGGGTTTGGTTACTGCAGCTGGAAAAATGTGTTTCGGACAAAATTTATTTTATATTCATGTTTTGTATTTAACTTTTGTATAATTAATGTTAATATGTATCTTGGAGCGCCTGTTAACATGCCCCAGTTCCGACTCAGCCGGGACAACATATTAAGCGCTTTAGAATTTTAGAAAGGAAGTGGTTTAAGTTGAGTTGGCTTATTCTAGTATTTTTAGCAAGTATCCTTGCAATAGCGTACGCAGGCCTTAACTTTTATTCAGTTAAAAAGTTGGATGAAGGTACCCCGCTGATGAAAGTAATTGCAGAGCGTATTCGCATGGGCGCAGTTACCTTTCTGAACTATGAGTTTAGGGTAATCGCTATTATCGCTTTAGTTGTTGCAGTGTTGATGGGTTTACTTGTTGGCTGGTATGTTGGAGTCGCGTTTGCGATTGGGGTAGTGATGAGTTCGCTGGCAGCTTTGGTAGGTATGCGGATCGCTACTTATGCGAATGTGCGCGTGTCAAATACTGCCAGAACTACCAAGAAACTCGGCCAAACCCTTAAGGTTGCTTTTAAGGGCGGCTCAGTCATGGGGCTTTGTGTGGGTGGCTTTGCACTTCTCGGTATTGTGATCGTCTATGTAGTTTTTGGAGTTCTGCTGAAACAGCTGTCAATTGAGAATGTGTACATGGTGCGGAACTGGCTGGGAATTGAATTTTCACCATTTACCATGACTATTTCCGGATATGCGCTCGGCTGTTCAATTATCGCTATGTTTTTCCGTGTGGGAGGCGGTATTTATACTAAAGCCGCAGACATGGGCGCAGACCTAGTTGGAAAAGTGGAAGCCGGTATTCCAGAGGATGACCCCAGAAACCCTGCTACTATTGCAGATAACGTTGGCGACAATGTGGGAGACGTAGCTGGACTTGGTTCGGACCTTCTGGAAAGTTTTGTGGGCGCCATCTCATCAGCAGTTATCCTTGCTTTTCACTTATTCCTTTCCAGTGAGGCCAAAAACGCAGGTATGAGTTCATCCCTGCTGGAAAAAATGTTTCTGTATCCCATCGTTCTTGCCGGATTTGGGGTGCTTGCCTGCATCGTAGGTATTGCTTATATTATTCTGAAAGAACTTTCTGAAGATCCTCACCGTGAACTAAATATTTCTACAATGGTGTCAGCAGGTCTTACCATTGTGCTCTCTGGGTTAGGATGCTGGCTGATGTTTAGAAATCAGGATTTAACCGGCATCAGTTTTAATCTCGGCCTCTTTTCACCATGGGTCGCTTCTGTGTTAGGAATCGTGGCAGGAGTAGTAATCGGCTTTATCGCTGAGTATTACACCAGTTATGATTATGCTCCGACCAAAAGTATTTCGGCTGCTAGCACTGAGGGTCCCGCTTTGACTATTACTCAAGGTATGTCAGTTGGTATGCGCTCCACAATGCTGCCGGTGTTGGTGTTAGGGGCCACTGTCATCGCTGCTTATGGTGCTGCCGGTATGTACGGTATTGCTATGGCAGCTGTAGGTATGCTGTCCTTTGTTACTACCACCGTTACCGTCGACACCTATGGTCCGATCTCTGACAATGCCGGTGGTATTGCTGAAATGAGCAAACTTGATGATGAAGTGCGGGATATTACAGATAAGCTCGACTCAGTTGGCAATACTACTGCCGCGATCGGTAAAGGGTTTGCGATCGGCTCAGCTGCTTTGGCTGCTACCTCTTTGATGGTAGCTTACATCTTTTCATTTTCACCGCCTGATGTAGATCCTATTCTTGACATTATTAATCCGCTGACCCTGGTTGGTGCTATGGTTGGTACTGCACTGCCTTATATGTTCTCCGGTATTCTCATTGAGTCGGTAACTAAAGCTGCGCGCAAAATGGTAGATGAAGTGCGCCGTCAGTTTAAAGAAAAACCGGGAATTTTGGATGGCACCGAAGAACCGGATGTTAACTCCTGTATCTCTATTGCTTCACAGGGAGCGCTGCAGGAAATGAAGTTTCCTTCATATCTCGCGCTGTTTGCTCCAGTTGTAGGAGGATTTATCTTTGGAGCGAACTTTGTCGGTGGTTTATTAATCGGTTCGATCCTGTCGGCGATCATGCTGGCACTGTTTACCGGGAATGCCGGCGGTGCCTGGGATAACGGCAAGAAGTACATCGAGTCTGGTTTAATGGAAGGACATGAAAAAGGTGGTACAACACACGCTGCTGCGGTGGTAGGAGACACTGTAGGCGATCCGCTAAAGGATACTGTTGGACCTTCTCTGGACATTTTAATCAAGATCATGTCCACAATTTCCCTGATCGCGGTAGCTATCTTCTCTAAATATAATCTCTTTGATTGGCTGATCAATCTGTTTTAGTATCTAATTAATTACATTTGAATAGCTAGACCGCTAATGTGCATTTTGAGCGCGTTAGCGGTTTTTCTTTTGCCAGGTTAACCATTGCGCTTGATAAGTAGAATCGGAGAGAGGATCAGAATGCTGCGCAGGGAAAAAGATGTCACCCAGGAGAAACTGGCTGAATTTAGGCTCCAATCATTGGTTGGTGCTTTTTTTATGCTCCGATTGTATTATTGAAATGTAAAAATATAAAAATTTAAGCAAAATCGTCTTTTGGTGTTGTATTTTTATACATGATTCATATATAATTATGCCAATAATTGTGAGGTGAGAATTAGCGATGCTGAAAGTAGGCGTTATTGGTGCTTCGGGCTATACCGGCGGTGAACTGCTGCGGCTGTTAGTCCGTCACCCTAAAGTAAAAATCACAGCGGTTTCGGCCAGAACCAGTGTCGGTCAAACTCTGGAGGATATAAATCCAGCCCTAAATGTACCTGACCTTGATCTGAAAATTGCAGCGCCAGAAGCAGTGGATGATTGCGAAGTAGTCTTTCTGGCTGTTCCTCACGGAGTATCGAGTGAATTAGCGGTAGACTTGATAAAAGCAGGCCAGAAGGTGATTGACCTGGGAGCTGATTTTAGGCTTAAAGATCGGGGCGTGTATGAAAAATGGTATCAGCAGGAGCATGGAGCGCCAGAACTTTTGGGTGATGCGGTCTATGGGCTGCCGGAGATTCATCGTGATCAGATTAGAAAGTCCACTCTCATTGGCAATCCGGGCTGCTATCCTACCAGTATCATCTTAGCTCTAGCTCCCATCTTAAAAGCAGGCATAGGGAATTTAAATTCAATTATAATTAATTCCCTATCTGGAGTATCAGGTGCGGGAAGAGGTTTGGGAGAGCGCTACCACTTTTCTCACTGCGCAGGCAACCTTACGGCCTACGGAGTAGGCAGTCATCGGCATCTTCCCGAGATAGAGCAGGAGCTTTCCGGTCTGGTTGATTCAGAGGTTAGAATCTCCTTCACACCGCATTTGGTTCCCGCAGTTAGGGGAATTCTTACCACGATTACACTTGG comes from the Bacillota bacterium genome and includes:
- a CDS encoding EamA family transporter yields the protein MWVFFAFGSAVFAGLTAILTKIGIKNTDSNVATAIRTAVVLVFSWLMVFIVGSQRTLADVNGRTLLFLILSGLATGGSWLCYFKALQIGDVNKVTPIDKSSTVLTMILAFILLKEEVTLLKAIAVILIGSGTFLMVYKKRTRDNLKTESNLWMLYAFGAAVFASLTAILGKVGIEGIESNLGTAIRTVVVLILAWAIVFATDKHKTIKEIDRRSWMFLILSGFATGGSWLCYYRALQTGPASAVVPIDKLSIVFTIAFSYFFLKEKLSPNAAVGLVLIVAGTLSLLL
- a CDS encoding sodium-translocating pyrophosphatase; this encodes MSWLILVFLASILAIAYAGLNFYSVKKLDEGTPLMKVIAERIRMGAVTFLNYEFRVIAIIALVVAVLMGLLVGWYVGVAFAIGVVMSSLAALVGMRIATYANVRVSNTARTTKKLGQTLKVAFKGGSVMGLCVGGFALLGIVIVYVVFGVLLKQLSIENVYMVRNWLGIEFSPFTMTISGYALGCSIIAMFFRVGGGIYTKAADMGADLVGKVEAGIPEDDPRNPATIADNVGDNVGDVAGLGSDLLESFVGAISSAVILAFHLFLSSEAKNAGMSSSLLEKMFLYPIVLAGFGVLACIVGIAYIILKELSEDPHRELNISTMVSAGLTIVLSGLGCWLMFRNQDLTGISFNLGLFSPWVASVLGIVAGVVIGFIAEYYTSYDYAPTKSISAASTEGPALTITQGMSVGMRSTMLPVLVLGATVIAAYGAAGMYGIAMAAVGMLSFVTTTVTVDTYGPISDNAGGIAEMSKLDDEVRDITDKLDSVGNTTAAIGKGFAIGSAALAATSLMVAYIFSFSPPDVDPILDIINPLTLVGAMVGTALPYMFSGILIESVTKAARKMVDEVRRQFKEKPGILDGTEEPDVNSCISIASQGALQEMKFPSYLALFAPVVGGFIFGANFVGGLLIGSILSAIMLALFTGNAGGAWDNGKKYIESGLMEGHEKGGTTHAAAVVGDTVGDPLKDTVGPSLDILIKIMSTISLIAVAIFSKYNLFDWLINLF
- a CDS encoding N-acetyl-gamma-glutamyl-phosphate reductase, producing the protein MLKVGVIGASGYTGGELLRLLVRHPKVKITAVSARTSVGQTLEDINPALNVPDLDLKIAAPEAVDDCEVVFLAVPHGVSSELAVDLIKAGQKVIDLGADFRLKDRGVYEKWYQQEHGAPELLGDAVYGLPEIHRDQIRKSTLIGNPGCYPTSIILALAPILKAGIGNLNSIIINSLSGVSGAGRGLGERYHFSHCAGNLTAYGVGSHRHLPEIEQELSGLVDSEVRISFTPHLVPAVRGILTTITLGVDSLQSTDELIALYREFYQNEFFIRIQPPGVLPQTKYVIGSNFCDLGAVYDSRTRRAVIVSAIDNLGKGAASQAVQNLSIMAGWSERLGIDHPAMYP